A window of Argopecten irradians isolate NY chromosome 14, Ai_NY, whole genome shotgun sequence contains these coding sequences:
- the LOC138307233 gene encoding protein starmaker-like encodes MMSLSTVTVVLFLLHWTVHGKPTLEGKVVGPCADADDPMACMHGILMHGDKTEGVNHAAEDGYLKFKSNLETGAKAKVGPSDAEAMFHGVLMHGDDTTNVEHEHKGEEDIKPESPKKVNLPEDIEDYMHGVLMHGDDEPGIDHKKDHEKLKEVKDDQSSEAQKGPDDIDNMMHKLMHTDGDISHEHEKDGDSVNEKGTAEDLDNMMHKLMHKDGDISHEHEKDGDLTKEKGLAEDLDNMMHKLMHEDGDIAHNHEKDSDSTNEKGLTEDLDNMMHKLMHKDGDISHEHEKDGDLTKEKGLAEDLDNMMHKLMHKDGDLSHDHEKDGDSVNEKGLAEDLDNMMHKLMHKDGDISHDKENDKNNPDSDLSKGPAEIDDMMHRLMHKDGDISHSNDDKKRDQLTGKVGPDTDDLHGILMHGDKETGHVHEHYSWMKPFKMDKDALRKLDIDEDILKSVGLESVIQDLKDYDEWKKSKSKDIEDEMDDISENIMSDIEATKKRYLKRARKIDINENSGITVESLKLLAKAPGHEHVVDDATHSLELIGSTDPISERHKLFQKDAKSDDL; translated from the exons ATGATGTCCTTATCCACTGTTACGGTGgttttatttcttcttcacTGGACAGTGCACGGAAAGCCTACATTGGAAG GAAAGGTGGTTGGACCGTGTGCGGATGCTGACGATCCAATGGCCTGTATGCACGGGATTCTCATGCACGGCGACAAAACTGAAGGGGTGAATCATGCAGCAGAAGACGGGTATCTCAAATTCAAATCGAATCTCGAGACAGGGGCGAAGGCGAAGGTCGGACCTTCGGATGCCGAAGCGATGTTCCATGGTGTTTTGATGCATGGCGATGACACGACCAATGTTGAACACGAGCACAAGGGTGAAGAGGACATTAAACCAGAAAGTCCGAAGAAGGTCAACCTGCCTGAGGATATCGAGGACTACATGCATGGCGTGTTGATGCATGGCGATGACGAACCAGGAATTGACCACAAGAAAGACCACGAAAAATTAAAAGAAGTAAAGGATGATCAGAGCTCGGAGGCTCAAAAAGGACCAGATGATATTGATAACATGATGCATAAACTGATGCATACAGATGGCGACATATCACATGAGCATGAGAAAGACGGTGATTCGGTCAATGAGAAGGGAACTGCAGAAGATCTTGATAATATGATGCATAAACTGATGCACAAAGATGGCGACATATCACATGAGCATGAGAAAGACGGTGATTTGACCAAGGAGAAGGGACTTGCAGAAGATCTCGATAACATGATGCATAAACTGATGCATGAAGACGGCGACATAGCTCATAACCACGAGAAAGACAGTGATTCGACCAATGAGAAGGGACTTACAGAAGATCTCGATAATATGATGCATAAACTGATGCATAAAGATGGCGACATATCACATGAGCATGAGAAAGACGGTGATTTGACCAAGGAGAAGGGACTTGCAGAAGATCTCGATAATATGATGCATAAACTGATGCATAAAGATGGCGACCTATCACATGACCATGAGAAAGATGGTGATTCGGTCAATGAGAAGGGACTTGCAGAAGATCTCGATAATATGATGCATAAACTGATGCACAAAGATGGCGACATATCACATGATAAAGAAAACGACAAGAACAACCCTGATTCTGATCTTTCAAAGGGGCCAGCCGAGATAGATGACATGATGCATCGGCTGATGCACAAGGATGGAGATATTTCACACTCCAATGACGACAAGAAACGGGATCAACTGACCGGAAAGGTAGGTCCCGATACGGACGACCTTCATGGCATCCTGATGCACGGGGACAAGGAAACTGGACACGTGCACGAGCACTACAGCTGGATGAAACCATTCAAGATGGACAAAGACGCATTACGTAAACTTGATATCGACGAGGACATCTTGAAATCTGTCGGTTTGGAGTCTGTAATACAAGATCTGAAGGATTATGACGAATGGAAAAAGAGTAAATCCAAAGATATCGAAGATGAAATGGACGATATTTCTGAGAATATAATGTCTGATATTGAGGCCACGAAGAAACGTTACCTAAAAAGGGCACGTAAAATTGATATCAATGAAAATTCGGGAATTACGGTCGAGTCCTTGAAGCTTCTTGCAAAAGCCCCTGGGCATGAACACGTGGTTGATGACGCGACGCATAGCCTCGAATTGATTGGTAGCACAGACCCAATCAGTGAGCGTCATAAGCTATTTCAAAAAGATGCCAAATCCGATGATTTGTAA
- the LOC138308280 gene encoding monocarboxylate transporter 12-like — MITVAWDNKAKMHREEEGARKWVVVVAAFFVQFIICGITYSLGIFHHVFQQVFEHDHFDTSWAGSILLYVTALTSVVMRCFMKSFGCRISVMLGGVLSATGLALGMVVTDLYQVYLTYGVLTGIGFGLACTPSIMIVEQHFYEGRFEALSVVLGGVGAGMITFPIVIRNMLEYMAWRGTLWMLAGCALNICVCGALMKPAKNAKEMHLMPLLSCVPLRNVIFLGLCIANLFWSFGSTIIYMYLPSYSLEQGTDFGLSSFLIACVGMSSFTSRMIFAFMGNNSTLDDMTSLLCSVGLGVVVTGICPLLFEDFAGQIGYTLLFGFYSGYWTTFLSQAARELVGPEYIAMGNGYLSFMIALGSLMGGPAAGLLVQEENEFKYVFYLAGSCLLWSSIIMMLFKYQKCGYLTMGKEREERPSSEQKVPLVAMLDDSNNEKGINLNEKAVFVHENGEANEKP, encoded by the exons ATGATCACTGTAGCCTGGGATAATAAAGCCAAGATGCACCGGGAGGAGGAAGGAGCCCGAAAGTGGGTAGTTGTTGTAGCTGCCTTCTTTGTCCAGTTTATTATATGTGGAATTACATACAGTCTCGGAATATTTCACCACGTTTTCCAACAAGTCTTTGAGCACGACCACTTCGACACGTCATGGGCAGGCTCTATTCTCTTATATGTCACTGCCCTGACAA GTGTAGTGATGCGATGTTTTATGAA GTCGTTTGGCTGCCGTATCAGTGTGATGCTTGGCGGAGTATTATCAGCAACCGGCCTCGCTCTGGGAATGGTGGTCACTGACCTTTATCAGGTGTACTTGACCTATGGAGTACTCACAG GAATCGGCTTCGGCCTGGCTTGTACCCCTTCTATCATGATCGTGGAGCAGCATTTTTATGAGGGTCGGTTTGAGGCCCTGAGTGTAGTGCTAGGAGGGGTTGGTGCTGGGATGATCACATTCCCAATTGTCATACGTAACATGCTCGAGTACATGGCATGGAGGGGCACCCTTTGGATGTTAGCAGGGTGTGCTCTAAACATTTGTGTGTGCGGTGCGCTGATGAAGCCCGCCAAGAACGCAAAAGAAATGCATTTAATGCCCCTACTTTCGTGTGTTCCGCTACGGAACGTTATATTCCTGGGTTTGTGCATCGCTAACTTATTCTGGAGCTTTGGGTCCACAATAATTTATATGTACCTGCCGTCTTACTCACTGGAGCAGGGTACTGACTTCGGACTCTCAAGTTTCCTCATCGCGTGCGTTGGTATGTCCAGCTTTACGTCGCGTATGATATTTGCATTCATGGGCAACAACAGTACTCTGGACgatatgacgtcattgttgTGTTCTGTGGGACTAGGTGTGGTAGTGACTGGGATTTGTCCGCTATTGTTTGAAGACTTCGCTGGACAGATAGGCTATACTCTACTGTTCGGATTCTACAGTGGTTATTGGACAACTTTTCTGTCACAAGCAGCACGTGAACTTGTAGGTCCAGAGTACATTGCCATGGGCAACGGTTACCTGTCATTCATGATCGCCCTTGGATCGCTAATGGGCGGACCCGCAGCAG GTCTGTTGGTACAAGAGGAGAATgagtttaaatatgttttttaccTGGCTG GTTCGTGTCTCCTATGGAGCTCCATCATAATGATgctattcaaatatcaaaagtgCGGTTATTTGACAATGGGCAAAGAGCGCGAGGAAAGACCGTCAAGCGAACAGAAAGTTCCCCTCGTTGCTATGTTAGACGATAGTAACAACGAGAAGGGAATTAACCTTAACGAAAAGGCTGTCTTCGT ACATGAAAATGGCGAAGCGAATGAGAAACCATAA